The genome window ACTTTTGCTGCTCAACTTATAGATAATAAACTAACAGGTGTAAATGAAGAAGATTCGGTTTTATTTACATATTTACCCACTAATGTTAAAGAATATAAATTTCCTTTCTTAGTCAATGCTGATTTTTTAACTACAGCTAACCGTCAAGAGATTCATCATGATAATATTTGGAACATATTTCTTTTTTCTAATATAGCTTACTATTCTTTAAAATGGATGTCTGAAGTTGCTCACAAGGCAGAATATAGAAATCAAATCACTAATATTTTACCATCTAAATTTTCTGCTTTCTTAGCTAAAAGCGAGACTTTTATCGCATTTAATCAAGAATTTGATTTAGCCCTACAACTAATTCCTTTTCTTCCTTCAGAACAGGGAAATAAGTTATTAACAGTAAATGAGTCCATATTAGATGAAACGGAAATTACTAGAATAATATCAGCTGAAACTGTAAGAATATCTTTTGATTCGCAGCGATATTTTACAAGTAATTCATTAATCAATAAAAACAAACTCAAGGATCTTGGTGTTAAAACTTTTGATGTAAAATCACTTTGTAACTTTTTGAAATCAACACATTATAGAAATATTACTCAAAACAATTACCAGATTATTTTTCAAGTGATTTCTCATTTGAAAATAAAAAACTTATCTAATAAAGAATTACTGTCTATAGAATTTATTTTGGATGAAGAAAATAAATTAGCTAGTCCTCAAATATTATATTTCCAAATTAGTGAATCAGAAAAACAATTATTAAATTTTGCCTTTTTTAATTTTATACACCCCGACATAGATAAACAACTTAGAAAAGATGAAGACCTCTTAAAATGGGTAATAAACAATTTAAAAATTAAATTTTTTGATGGGTGTGAAGCGAGAGCTTAATGTAGAAAGTTGTTTAAATATCTTAGATGATATTACTAAAAAATACACTGAGCATACAAAAAAACAAGATAGACGACTAAATCAAGTTTTTGAACATCTTTCAAGATGTATTATGCAAGGGGTAAATAAAGAAGATCAAGAAAAAATCAACAGTTGGATAAACAGTGGAAAGTTACTAACTTATGATGAAAAATTCCGTTCTATCAATGATGTGTTCTATTTTAGTACATCACTGGAATTACCTCCTAAACGTAACTCTAATTTAGTTAAATTTCCTGATTCTAGTGTAAATTGTTCTCAATTTGAAAAAATACTTGATATTTTAGGAGTAAGAAAAA of Anabaena sp. PCC 7108 contains these proteins:
- a CDS encoding sacsin N-terminal ATP-binding-like domain-containing protein, translated to MQNPKQEIQKIFNETGQSERDAENLANALTRLTGDLYTETERFIFELLQNADDIPNESRKVDVVFVILKEHFLILHNGKPFNSNNVDAISSISKSTKANNSEQTGYKGIGFKSVFADSECVYINSGDFSFKFDKRDKKHTNIEKTPWQIKPIWMDKKEYPLEIQQYQQFFTSPVATAIYVGQSKIQEYKTKLERLFQDPRLILFLRHVQKIDVIGLNNTKTANISINKEKQGEKYKICRNNQITYWLVQDFEFNVPQQIRDKMEGDKKIPDKLKLVQRSKITFAAQLIDNKLTGVNEEDSVLFTYLPTNVKEYKFPFLVNADFLTTANRQEIHHDNIWNIFLFSNIAYYSLKWMSEVAHKAEYRNQITNILPSKFSAFLAKSETFIAFNQEFDLALQLIPFLPSEQGNKLLTVNESILDETEITRIISAETVRISFDSQRYFTSNSLINKNKLKDLGVKTFDVKSLCNFLKSTHYRNITQNNYQIIFQVISHLKIKNLSNKELLSIEFILDEENKLASPQILYFQISESEKQLLNFAFFNFIHPDIDKQLRKDEDLLKWVINNLKIKFFDGCEARA